One Cyanobacterium sp. T60_A2020_053 DNA window includes the following coding sequences:
- a CDS encoding transcriptional repressor, giving the protein MALDTTASIKKKLNSRGWRMTPQREKILDVFYNLPQGNHLSAEELYNSLEEQGENISLSTIYRSVKLMTKMRVLRELELAEGHKHYELNHPYPHHHHHIVCIQCNKTIEFQDDSILKHSLKQCQKEDFQLIDCQLTVMTICQEAIEMGWPSTLPTEWCCSRAIAEGQHKT; this is encoded by the coding sequence ATGGCTTTAGACACAACCGCATCGATTAAGAAGAAGCTCAACTCCAGAGGATGGCGCATGACACCTCAAAGGGAGAAAATTTTAGATGTATTCTACAATTTACCCCAAGGCAATCATCTTAGTGCAGAAGAATTATATAACTCATTAGAAGAACAAGGGGAAAATATCAGTCTTTCTACCATTTATCGTAGTGTCAAACTAATGACCAAAATGCGCGTCTTGCGCGAGTTAGAATTAGCAGAAGGACACAAACACTATGAGTTAAATCATCCCTATCCGCACCATCATCATCATATTGTTTGCATTCAGTGTAATAAAACCATCGAGTTTCAAGACGATTCCATTTTAAAACATAGCCTTAAACAGTGTCAGAAAGAAGATTTTCAACTAATTGATTGTCAGTTAACGGTGATGACGATTTGCCAAGAAGCCATCGAAATGGGTTGGCCTTCCACCTTACCCACGGAATGGTGTTGCAGTCGCGCCATTGCCGAAGGACAACATAAAACCTAG